In a genomic window of Gadus macrocephalus chromosome 9, ASM3116895v1:
- the fgf6a gene encoding fibroblast growth factor 6a — MAIAQRLLVTSMSREAGARRRTSTAAGMVLLWLTLGSLSASDSNPRPPGGGGRTNVSLLEQRWQRLFTRPGPGRLHPGEREQRRWESDYLLGIKRVRRLYCNVGIGFHLQVRPDGSVNGVHRENLHSLIEISTVDRGVVSLFGVQSRRFVAMNRRGRLYGTAVFHRECMFKESLLANNYNAYESVSHPTSYIALTKHGRVKRGNRATTAMTVTHFLPRI; from the exons ATGGCAATTGCGCAAAGGCTCCTCGTCACCAGTATGTCCCGCGAGGCCGGCGCGCGCCGAAGGACGTCGACTGCCGCGGGGATGGTTCTCCTGTGGCTCACGCTGGGGTCGCTGTCGGCCTCGGACTCGAACCCGCGACCTCCGGGCGGTGGCGGGAGGACCAACGTGAGCCTGCTGGAGCAGCGGTGGCAGCGGCTGTTCACCCGACCCGGGCCGGGGAGGCTGCACCCCGGGGAGCGGGAGCAGCGGCGCTGGGAGAGCGACTACCTGCTGGGCATCAAGCGGGTCCGCCGGCTCTACTGCAACGTGGGAATCGGGTTCCACCTGCAGGTGCGGCCAGACGGCTCGGTCAACGGCGTCCACCGCGAGAACCTCCACA GTCTGATCGAGATCTCCACCGTGGACCGCGGCGTGGTGAGCCTGTTCGGAGTGCAGAGCCGGCGGTTCGTGGCCATGAATCGTCGCGGCCGCTTGTACGGAACG GCGGTGTTCCACAGGGAGTGTATGTTCAAGGAGAGCCTGCTGGCTAACAACTACAACGCCTATGAGAGTGTGTCTCACCCCACCTCCTACATTGCCCTCACCAAGCACGGCCGCGTCAAGAGGGGCAACCGGGCCACCACCGCCATGACCGTCACCCACTTCCTGCCCCGCATATGA